A section of the Branchiostoma lanceolatum isolate klBraLanc5 chromosome 19, klBraLanc5.hap2, whole genome shotgun sequence genome encodes:
- the LOC136425525 gene encoding uncharacterized protein isoform X25 has protein sequence MAGGLTLLSLLLLLGCSASQVRSQDASKCAGSTTNLALKQPTTQSSTGFKGVPGRAVDGDRNPIYGRKSCSHTTMERDPWWRVDLGTSQCVDRVVVAKRLPPRFGKWLEGFKVYVGDNPDVTANPTCGGKQSVAGKKIITVDCGGLTGRYVGIALPGKKQFLILCEVEVYGGAPPAKISKAPPKLGQCAGGTTNLALKQPTTQSSTDFKGVPGRAVDGDRNPRYAKKSCSHTAMERDPWWRVDLGTSQCVDRVVVAKRQFIGQLWLEGFQVYVGDNPDVTANPTCGGKQSVKGKNIITVSCGGLTGRYVGIALPGKKQFLILCEVEVYGGAPPAKISKAPPKLGQCAGSTTNLALKQPTTQSSTGFKGVPDRAVDGDRNPIYGRKSCSHSTMERNPWWRVDLGTSQCVDRVVVAKRLPPRFGKWLEGFKVYVGDNPNVMENPSCGGKQSVAGKDLTTVNCGGLTGRYVGIALPGKKQFLILCEVEVYGGAPPAKISKAPPKLGQCAGGTTNLALKQPTTQSSTDFKGVPGRAVDGDRNPRYAKKSCSHTAMERDPWWRVDLGTSQCVDRVVVAKRQFIGQLWLEGFQVYVGDNPDVTANPTCGGKQSVKGKNIITVSCGGLTGRYVGIALPGKKQFLILCEVEVYGGAPPAKISKAPPKLGQCAGSTTNLALKQPTTQSSTGFKGAPGRAVDGDRNPIYGRKSCSHTTMERNPWWRVDLGTSQCVDRVVVAKRLPPRFGKWLEGFKVYVGDNPDVTANPTCGGKQSVAGKNIITVDCGGLTGRYVGIALPGKKQFLILCEVEVYGGAEVKTEKVEETGSSLKLAAPKPIDPCKNAKCQNGAECKPLEDSFKCVCPKGFAGDLCETNIDDCAAQPCKNGATCKDGLNGFTCVCPAGYAGDLCETNIDDCAAQPCKNGATCQDGLDGFTCVCPAGYAGDLCETNVDDCAAQPCKNGATCQDGLDGFTCVCPAGYAGDLCETNVDDCAAQPCKNGATCQDGLDGFTCVCPKGYAGNLCETNVDDCAAQPCKNGATCQDGLNGFTCVCPAGYAGDLCETNVDDCAAQPCKNGATCQDGLNGFTCVCPAGYAGDLCETNVDDCAAQPCKNGATCQDGLDGFTCVCPAGYAGDLCETNVDDCAAQPCKNGATCKDGLNGFTCICPNGYAGDLCETNIDECAAQPCQNGATCVDGIYSFTCICPKGYAGDLCETNINECAAKPCQNGGECVDGIFSFKCICPKGYTGDLCEININECAAQPCQNGGECVDGIYSFKCICPKGYTGDVCQINIDECAAQPCQNGATCVDGIFSFTCICPAGYAGDLCETNIDNCKPNPCKNGGTCNDLVNAFLCSCPEGYGGDLCEIVPAPPPAAKAPAPKPVVQAAKPPAGVVITIGGGTKGGNAGSGGDGAINVINNQISVYGGKGCGCTTPKCVCPVKKGADSSVDDAADLAGIVLQRIRGSEQPEDSPSNVKELDTVEDVYEPIGNEMSLSEDETAYEPEAREEQDTFEDENEDELELLNNKLRKLQQLLRSA, from the exons GATGTTCAGCATCCCAGGTCAGGAGCCAGGATGCTTCGAAATGTG CTGGAAGCACCACAAACCTGGCCCTAAAGCAGCCCACGACCCAGTCCAGTACTGGCTTTAAGGGCGTCCCCGGACGGGCTGTAGACGGAGACCGAAACCCCATCTACGGAAGGAAGTCCTGCTCCCACACGACGATGGAACGCGACCCCTGGTGGCGAGTCGACCTGGGCACCAGCCAGTGTGTGGACCGGGTGGTCGTCGCCAAGCGGCTACCCCCAAGATTTGGCAAATGGCTGGAAGGCTTCAAG GTTTACGTGGGCGACAACCCCGACGTGACGGCCAACCCGACCTGTGGCGGGAAGCAATCTGTGGCTGGGAAGAAAATCATCACGGTGGACTGTGGCGGACTGACGGGCCGATATGTGGGGATAGCTCTGCCGGGCAAAAAGCAGTTCCTCATACTGTGTGAGGTCGAGGTGTACGGAG GAGCGCCACCAGCTAAGATCAGCAAAGCACCACCAAAACTTGGACAATGTG CTGGAGGCACCACAAACCTCGCCCTTAAGCAGCCCACGACCCAGTCCAGTACGGACTTTAAAGGCGTCCCCGGCCGGGCTGTGGACGGAGACCGGAACCCCCGCTATGCGAAGAAGTCCTGTTCCCACACGGCGATGGAACGCGACCCCTGGTGGCGAGTCGACCTGGGCACCAGCCAGTGTGTGGATCGAGTGGTCGTCGCCAAGCGACAATTCATCGGCCAGCTTTGGCTGGAAGGCTTCCAG GTTTACGTGGGTGACAATCCCGACGTGACGGCCAACCCGACCTGTGGCGGGAAGCAGTCTGTGAAGGGGAAGAACATCATCACGGTGAGCTGTGGCGGACTGACGGGCCGATATGTGGGGATAGCTCTGCCGGGCAAAAAGCAGTTCCTCATACTGTGCGAGGTCGAGGTGTACGGAG GAGCGCCACCAGCTAAGATCAGCAAAGCACCACCAAAACTTGGGCAATGTG CTGGAAGCACCACGAATCTCGCCCTAAAGCAGCCCACGACCCAGTCCAGTACTGGCTTTAAGGGCGTCCCCGACCGGGCAGTGGACGGAGACCGGAACCCCATCTATGGAAGGAAGTCCTGCTCCCACTCGACGATGGAACGCAACCCCTGGTGGCGAGTCGACCTGGGCACCAGCCAGTGTGTGGATAGGGTGGTCGTCGCCAAGCGGCTACCCCCAAGATTCGGCAAATGGCTGGAAGGCTTTAAG GTTTACGTAGGTGACAACCCCAACGTGATGGAAAATCCCTCTTGTGGCGGGAAGCAGTCTGTGGCTGGTAAAGACCTCACCACTGTAAACTGTGGCGGACTGACGGGCCGATATGTGGGGATCGCTCTGCCGGGCAAAAAGCAGTTCCTCATACTGTGTGAGGTCGAGGTGTACGGAG GAGCGCCACCAGCTAAGATCAGCAAAGCACCACCAAAACTTGGGCAATGTG CTGGAGGCACCACAAACCTCGCCCTAAAGCAGCCCACGACCCAGTCCAGTACGGACTTTAAGGGCGTCCCCGGCCGGGCTGTGGACGGAGACCGGAACCCCCGCTATGCCAAGAAGTCCTGCTCCCACACGGCGATGGAACGCGACCCCTGGTGGCGAGTCGACCTGGGCACGAGCCAGTGTGTGGATCGAGTGGTCGTCGCTAAGCGACAATTCATCGGCCAGCTTTGGCTGGAAGGCTTCCAG GTTTACGTGGGTGACAATCCCGACGTGACGGCCAACCCGACCTGTGGCGGGAAGCAGTCTGTGAAGGGGAAGAACATCATCACGGTGAGCTGTGGCGGACTGACTGGCCGATATGTGGGGATAGCTCTGCCGGGCAAAAAGCAGTTCCTCATACTGTGCGAGGTCGAGGTGTACGGAG GAGCGCCACCAGCTAAGATCAGCAAAGCACCACCAAAACTTGGACAATGTG CTGGAAGCACCACAAACCTCGCCCTTAAGCAGCCCACGACCCAGTCCAGTACTGGCTTTAAGGGCGCCCCCGGCCGGGCTGTAGACGGAGACCGGAACCCCATCTACGGAAGGAAGTCCTGCTCCCACACGACGATGGAACGCAACCCCTGGTGGCGAGTCGACCTGGGCACCAGCCAGTGTGTGGATCGGGTGGTCGTCGCCAAGCGGCTGCCCCCAAGATTCGGCAAATGGCTGGAAGGCTTCAAG GTTTATGTGGGCGACAACCCCGACGTGACCGCCAACCCGACGTGTGGCGGGAAGCAGTCTGTGGCTGGGAAGAACATCATCACGGTGGACTGTGGCGGACTGACGGGCCGATATGTGGGGATCGCTCTGCCGGGCAAAAAGCAGTTCCTCATACTGTGTGAGGTCGAGGTGTACGGAG GTGCAGAAGTTAAAACAGAAAAGGTCGAAGAAACAG GTTCATCACTGAAACTAGCAGCGCCTAAACCCATAG ATCCTTGCAAGAACGCAAAGTGTCAGAACGGTGCGGAGTGCAAGCCACTGGAGGACAGCTTCAAGTGTGTCTGTCCCAAAGGATTTGCAGGCGACCTGTGCGAAACTA ACATTGATGACTGTGCCGCCCAGCCCTGTAAGAACGGAGCTACTTGCAAGGATGGACTCAACGGCTTCACCTGCGTGTGTCCAGCTGGTTATGCCGGAGACTTGTGTGAAACCA ACATTGATGACTGTGCGGCCCAGCCTTGCAAGAACGGAGCCACTTGCCAGGATGGACTCGACGGGTTCACCTGCGTGTGCCCTGCAGGATATGCCGGAGACTTGTGTGAAACTA ACGTTGACGACTGTGCCGCCCAGCCCTGTAAGAACGGAGCCACTTGCCAGGATGGACTCGACGGGTTCACCTGCGTGTGTCCAGCTGGTTATGCCGGAGACTTGTGTGAAACCA ACGTTGACGACTGTGCGGCTCAGCCCTGTAAGAACGGAGCCACTTGCCAGGACGGACTCGACGGGTTCACCTGCGTTTGTCCTAAAGGATATGCTGGCAACTTGTGTGAAACCA ACGTTGATGACTGTGCGGCCCAGCCCTGTAAGAACGGAGCTACTTGCCAGGACGGACTCAACGGGTTCACCTGCGTGTGCCCTGCAGGTTATGCCGGGGACTTGTGTGAAACTA ACGTTGACGACTGTGCAGCCCAGCCTTGCAAGAACGGAGCTACTTGCCAGGATGGACTCAACGGGTTCACCTGCGTGTGTCCTGCAGGTTATGCCGGAGACTTGTGTGAAACCA ACGTTGACGACTGTGCCGCCCAGCCTTGTAAGAACGGAGCCACTTGCCAGGATGGACTCGACGGCTTCACCTGCGTGTGTCCTGCAGGTTATGCCGGAGACTTGTGTGAAACTA ACGTTGACGACTGTGCGGCTCAGCCTTGTAAGAACGGGGCCACCTGTAAGGACGGACTCAACGGTTTCACCTGTATCTGTCCTAACGGATACGCTGGAGACTTGTGTGAAACCA ACATTGACGAATGCGCAGCCCAGCCTTGTCAGAACGGAGCCACTTGTGTGGATGGAATTTACAGCTTCACTTGTATCTGTCCTAAAGGATACGCTGGCGACTTGTGCGAAACCA ACATTAATGAGTGCGCAGCCAAGCCTTGCCAGAACGGAGGCGAATGTGTGGACGGCATCTTCAGCTTCAAATGTATCTGTCCTAAAGGATACACTGGCGACTTGTGTGAAATCA acATTAATGAGTGCGCAGCCCAGCCTTGTCAGAACGGAGGCGAATGTGTGGACGGGATCTACAGCTTCAAATGTATCTGTCCTAAAGGATACACTGGCGACGTGTGTCAAATCA acattgacgagtgcGCAGCCCAGCCTTGTCAGAACGGAGCCACTTGTGTGGATGGAATTTTCAGCTTCACCTGTATCTGTCCTGCAGGATACGCCGGAGACTTGTGTGAAACAA ATATCGACAACTGCAAGCCCAACCCCTGTAAGAACGGCGGTACGTGCAATGACTTGGTGAACGCTTTTCTGTGCAGCTGTCCGGAGGGATACGGTGGAGATCTGTGCGAGATAG tgcCAGCGCCTCCGCCAGCAGCAAAAGCACCAGCTCCTAAGCCTGTTGTCCAGGCTGCCAAACCTCCTGCCGGTGTCGTCATCACCATCGGAGGGGGCACCAAGGGAGGAAATGCAG GCTCTGGCGGTGACGGTGCTATCAACGTCATCAACAACCAGATCTCGGTGTACGGCGGGAAGGGTTGCGGATGCACCACGCCTAAGTGTG TTTGCCCTGTGAAGAAGGGGGCAGATTCATCCGTTGATGATGCGGCCGACCTCGCTGGTATAGTCCTGCAGCGCATTCGGGGCTCCGAGCAACCTGAGGACAGCCCCTCTAACGTGAAGGAGTTGGACACTGTGGAGGATGTGTATGAGCCGATCGGCAATGAGATGTCTCTCTCCGAGGATGAAACCGCCTACGAGCCAG AAGCTCGCGAAGAGCAAGATACTTTCGAAGATGAAAATGAAGATGAACTGGAGCTACTGAACAACAAACTGCGCAAACTGCAACAACTGCTGAGGTCCGCTTAG
- the LOC136425525 gene encoding uncharacterized protein isoform X29 → MAGGLTLLSLLLLLGCSASQVRSQDASKCAGSTTNLALKQPTTQSSTGFKGVPGRAVDGDRNPIYGRKSCSHTTMERDPWWRVDLGTSQCVDRVVVAKRLPPRFGKWLEGFKVYVGDNPDVTANPTCGGKQSVAGKKIITVDCGGLTGRYVGIALPGKKQFLILCEVEVYGGAPPAKISKAPPKLGQCAGGTTNLALKQPTTQSSTDFKGVPGRAVDGDRNPRYAKKSCSHTAMERDPWWRVDLGTSQCVDRVVVAKRQFIGQLWLEGFQVYVGDNPDVTANPTCGGKQSVKGKNIITVSCGGLTGRYVGIALPGKKQFLILCEVEVYGGAPPAKISKAPPKLGQCAGSTTNLALKQPTTQSSTGFKGVPDRAVDGDRNPIYGRKSCSHSTMERNPWWRVDLGTSQCVDRVVVAKRLPPRFGKWLEGFKVYVGDNPNVMENPSCGGKQSVAGKDLTTVNCGGLTGRYVGIALPGKKQFLILCEVEVYGGAPPAKISKAPPKLGQCAGGTTNLALKQPTTQSSTDFKGVPGRAVDGDRNPRYAKKSCSHTAMERDPWWRVDLGTSQCVDRVVVAKRQFIGQLWLEGFQVYVGDNPDVTANPTCGGKQSVKGKNIITVSCGGLTGRYVGIALPGKKQFLILCEVEVYGGAPPAKISKAPPKLGQCAGGTTNLALKQPTTQSSTDFKGAPGRAVDGDRNPRYAKKSCSHTAMERDPWWRVDLGTSQCVDRVVVAKRQFIGQLWLEGFQVYVGDNPDVTANPTCGGKQSVKGKNIITVSCGGLTGRYVGIALPGKKQFLILCEVEVYGGAEVKTEKVEETGSSLKLAAPKPIDPCKNAKCQNGAECKPLEDSFKCVCPKGFAGDLCETNIDDCAAQPCKNGATCKDGLNGFTCVCPAGYAGDLCETNIDDCAAQPCKNGATCQDGLDGFTCVCPAGYAGDLCETNVDDCAAQPCKNGATCQDGLDGFTCVCPAGYAGDLCETNVDDCAAQPCKNGATCQDGLDGFTCVCPKGYAGNLCETNVDDCAAQPCKNGATCQDGLNGFTCVCPAGYAGDLCETNVDDCAAQPCKNGATCQDGLNGFTCVCPAGYAGDLCETNVDDCAAQPCKNGATCQDGLDGFTCVCPAGYAGDLCETNVDDCAAQPCKNGATCKDGLNGFTCICPNGYAGDLCETNIDECAAQPCQNGATCVDGIYSFTCICPKGYAGDLCETNINECAAKPCQNGGECVDGIFSFKCICPKGYTGDLCEININECAAQPCQNGGECVDGIYSFKCICPKGYTGDVCQINIDECAAQPCQNGATCVDGIFSFTCICPAGYAGDLCETNIDNCKPNPCKNGGTCNDLVNAFLCSCPEGYGGDLCEIVPAPPPAAKAPAPKPVVQAAKPPAGVVITIGGGTKGGNAGSGGDGAINVINNQISVYGGKGCGCTTPKCVCPVKKGADSSVDDAADLAGIVLQRIRGSEQPEDSPSNVKELDTVEDVYEPIGNEMSLSEDETAYEPEAREEQDTFEDENEDELELLNNKLRKLQQLLRSA, encoded by the exons GATGTTCAGCATCCCAGGTCAGGAGCCAGGATGCTTCGAAATGTG CTGGAAGCACCACAAACCTGGCCCTAAAGCAGCCCACGACCCAGTCCAGTACTGGCTTTAAGGGCGTCCCCGGACGGGCTGTAGACGGAGACCGAAACCCCATCTACGGAAGGAAGTCCTGCTCCCACACGACGATGGAACGCGACCCCTGGTGGCGAGTCGACCTGGGCACCAGCCAGTGTGTGGACCGGGTGGTCGTCGCCAAGCGGCTACCCCCAAGATTTGGCAAATGGCTGGAAGGCTTCAAG GTTTACGTGGGCGACAACCCCGACGTGACGGCCAACCCGACCTGTGGCGGGAAGCAATCTGTGGCTGGGAAGAAAATCATCACGGTGGACTGTGGCGGACTGACGGGCCGATATGTGGGGATAGCTCTGCCGGGCAAAAAGCAGTTCCTCATACTGTGTGAGGTCGAGGTGTACGGAG GAGCGCCACCAGCTAAGATCAGCAAAGCACCACCAAAACTTGGACAATGTG CTGGAGGCACCACAAACCTCGCCCTTAAGCAGCCCACGACCCAGTCCAGTACGGACTTTAAAGGCGTCCCCGGCCGGGCTGTGGACGGAGACCGGAACCCCCGCTATGCGAAGAAGTCCTGTTCCCACACGGCGATGGAACGCGACCCCTGGTGGCGAGTCGACCTGGGCACCAGCCAGTGTGTGGATCGAGTGGTCGTCGCCAAGCGACAATTCATCGGCCAGCTTTGGCTGGAAGGCTTCCAG GTTTACGTGGGTGACAATCCCGACGTGACGGCCAACCCGACCTGTGGCGGGAAGCAGTCTGTGAAGGGGAAGAACATCATCACGGTGAGCTGTGGCGGACTGACGGGCCGATATGTGGGGATAGCTCTGCCGGGCAAAAAGCAGTTCCTCATACTGTGCGAGGTCGAGGTGTACGGAG GAGCGCCACCAGCTAAGATCAGCAAAGCACCACCAAAACTTGGGCAATGTG CTGGAAGCACCACGAATCTCGCCCTAAAGCAGCCCACGACCCAGTCCAGTACTGGCTTTAAGGGCGTCCCCGACCGGGCAGTGGACGGAGACCGGAACCCCATCTATGGAAGGAAGTCCTGCTCCCACTCGACGATGGAACGCAACCCCTGGTGGCGAGTCGACCTGGGCACCAGCCAGTGTGTGGATAGGGTGGTCGTCGCCAAGCGGCTACCCCCAAGATTCGGCAAATGGCTGGAAGGCTTTAAG GTTTACGTAGGTGACAACCCCAACGTGATGGAAAATCCCTCTTGTGGCGGGAAGCAGTCTGTGGCTGGTAAAGACCTCACCACTGTAAACTGTGGCGGACTGACGGGCCGATATGTGGGGATCGCTCTGCCGGGCAAAAAGCAGTTCCTCATACTGTGTGAGGTCGAGGTGTACGGAG GAGCGCCACCAGCTAAGATCAGCAAAGCACCACCAAAACTTGGGCAATGTG CTGGAGGCACCACAAACCTCGCCCTAAAGCAGCCCACGACCCAGTCCAGTACGGACTTTAAGGGCGTCCCCGGCCGGGCTGTGGACGGAGACCGGAACCCCCGCTATGCCAAGAAGTCCTGCTCCCACACGGCGATGGAACGCGACCCCTGGTGGCGAGTCGACCTGGGCACGAGCCAGTGTGTGGATCGAGTGGTCGTCGCTAAGCGACAATTCATCGGCCAGCTTTGGCTGGAAGGCTTCCAG GTTTACGTGGGTGACAATCCCGACGTGACGGCCAACCCGACCTGTGGCGGGAAGCAGTCTGTGAAGGGGAAGAACATCATCACGGTGAGCTGTGGCGGACTGACTGGCCGATATGTGGGGATAGCTCTGCCGGGCAAAAAGCAGTTCCTCATACTGTGCGAGGTCGAGGTGTACGGAG GAGCGCCACCAGCTAAGATCAGCAAAGCACCACCAAAACTTGGACAATGTG CTGGAGGCACCACAAACCTCGCCCTTAAGCAGCCCACGACCCAGTCCAGTACGGACTTTAAGGGCGCCCCCGGCCGGGCTGTGGACGGAGACCGGAACCCCCGCTATGCGAAGAAGTCCTGCTCCCACACGGCGATGGAACGCGACCCCTGGTGGCGAGTCGACCTGGGCACGAGCCAGTGTGTGGATCGAGTGGTCGTCGCCAAGCGACAATTCATCGGCCAGCTTTGGCTGGAAGGCTTCCAG GTTTACGTGGGTGACAATCCCGACGTGACGGCCAACCCGACCTGTGGCGGGAAGCAGTCTGTGAAGGGGAAGAACATCATCACGGTGAGCTGTGGCGGACTGACGGGCCGATATGTGGGGATAGCCCTGCCGGGCAAGAAGCAGTTCCTCATACTGTGTGAGGTCGAGGTGTACGGAg GTGCAGAAGTTAAAACAGAAAAGGTCGAAGAAACAG GTTCATCACTGAAACTAGCAGCGCCTAAACCCATAG ATCCTTGCAAGAACGCAAAGTGTCAGAACGGTGCGGAGTGCAAGCCACTGGAGGACAGCTTCAAGTGTGTCTGTCCCAAAGGATTTGCAGGCGACCTGTGCGAAACTA ACATTGATGACTGTGCCGCCCAGCCCTGTAAGAACGGAGCTACTTGCAAGGATGGACTCAACGGCTTCACCTGCGTGTGTCCAGCTGGTTATGCCGGAGACTTGTGTGAAACCA ACATTGATGACTGTGCGGCCCAGCCTTGCAAGAACGGAGCCACTTGCCAGGATGGACTCGACGGGTTCACCTGCGTGTGCCCTGCAGGATATGCCGGAGACTTGTGTGAAACTA ACGTTGACGACTGTGCCGCCCAGCCCTGTAAGAACGGAGCCACTTGCCAGGATGGACTCGACGGGTTCACCTGCGTGTGTCCAGCTGGTTATGCCGGAGACTTGTGTGAAACCA ACGTTGACGACTGTGCGGCTCAGCCCTGTAAGAACGGAGCCACTTGCCAGGACGGACTCGACGGGTTCACCTGCGTTTGTCCTAAAGGATATGCTGGCAACTTGTGTGAAACCA ACGTTGATGACTGTGCGGCCCAGCCCTGTAAGAACGGAGCTACTTGCCAGGACGGACTCAACGGGTTCACCTGCGTGTGCCCTGCAGGTTATGCCGGGGACTTGTGTGAAACTA ACGTTGACGACTGTGCAGCCCAGCCTTGCAAGAACGGAGCTACTTGCCAGGATGGACTCAACGGGTTCACCTGCGTGTGTCCTGCAGGTTATGCCGGAGACTTGTGTGAAACCA ACGTTGACGACTGTGCCGCCCAGCCTTGTAAGAACGGAGCCACTTGCCAGGATGGACTCGACGGCTTCACCTGCGTGTGTCCTGCAGGTTATGCCGGAGACTTGTGTGAAACTA ACGTTGACGACTGTGCGGCTCAGCCTTGTAAGAACGGGGCCACCTGTAAGGACGGACTCAACGGTTTCACCTGTATCTGTCCTAACGGATACGCTGGAGACTTGTGTGAAACCA ACATTGACGAATGCGCAGCCCAGCCTTGTCAGAACGGAGCCACTTGTGTGGATGGAATTTACAGCTTCACTTGTATCTGTCCTAAAGGATACGCTGGCGACTTGTGCGAAACCA ACATTAATGAGTGCGCAGCCAAGCCTTGCCAGAACGGAGGCGAATGTGTGGACGGCATCTTCAGCTTCAAATGTATCTGTCCTAAAGGATACACTGGCGACTTGTGTGAAATCA acATTAATGAGTGCGCAGCCCAGCCTTGTCAGAACGGAGGCGAATGTGTGGACGGGATCTACAGCTTCAAATGTATCTGTCCTAAAGGATACACTGGCGACGTGTGTCAAATCA acattgacgagtgcGCAGCCCAGCCTTGTCAGAACGGAGCCACTTGTGTGGATGGAATTTTCAGCTTCACCTGTATCTGTCCTGCAGGATACGCCGGAGACTTGTGTGAAACAA ATATCGACAACTGCAAGCCCAACCCCTGTAAGAACGGCGGTACGTGCAATGACTTGGTGAACGCTTTTCTGTGCAGCTGTCCGGAGGGATACGGTGGAGATCTGTGCGAGATAG tgcCAGCGCCTCCGCCAGCAGCAAAAGCACCAGCTCCTAAGCCTGTTGTCCAGGCTGCCAAACCTCCTGCCGGTGTCGTCATCACCATCGGAGGGGGCACCAAGGGAGGAAATGCAG GCTCTGGCGGTGACGGTGCTATCAACGTCATCAACAACCAGATCTCGGTGTACGGCGGGAAGGGTTGCGGATGCACCACGCCTAAGTGTG TTTGCCCTGTGAAGAAGGGGGCAGATTCATCCGTTGATGATGCGGCCGACCTCGCTGGTATAGTCCTGCAGCGCATTCGGGGCTCCGAGCAACCTGAGGACAGCCCCTCTAACGTGAAGGAGTTGGACACTGTGGAGGATGTGTATGAGCCGATCGGCAATGAGATGTCTCTCTCCGAGGATGAAACCGCCTACGAGCCAG AAGCTCGCGAAGAGCAAGATACTTTCGAAGATGAAAATGAAGATGAACTGGAGCTACTGAACAACAAACTGCGCAAACTGCAACAACTGCTGAGGTCCGCTTAG